In Epinephelus fuscoguttatus linkage group LG15, E.fuscoguttatus.final_Chr_v1, a genomic segment contains:
- the LOC125901939 gene encoding complement factor H-related protein 1-like: MCVRYLGFVLLVWFPVVLHAQSAAQSCRAPRLNGGYLVPEKEAYFHGMTLSYGCDDGLKPAVEGWWATSTCQNGSWSHEPQCIDEKACLPPHIPNAKYTASQNGWYKDEHKVRITCDVGYEPKDRQVTTKCINGTWSSVPVCEKSSDSCGEPPKVPHAVIIHQRHQEVYPVDTKLQYECEDGYSVEGADTTKLIFCFSGNWTEGPTCKAHCTLDPAQYVRYSIQVSGATYLKEGEQKYFPCVWRDYSSHFQCTNGRITFTRCCHTYDRQRGVCR, encoded by the exons atgtgtgtgagaTATCTTGGATTTGTTCTTCTGGTTTGGTTTCCAGTGGTGCTGCATG CACAAAGTGCAGCTCAGTCTTGTCGCGCTCCCCGTCTGAACGGTGGTTATTTGGTCCCTGAAAAAGAAGCTTATTTTCATGGAATGACGCTCAGTTATGGCTGTGATGATGGACTGAAACCAGCAGTGGAGGGTTGGTGGGCAACGAGCACATGTCAGAATGGTTCATGGTCCCATGAGCCACAATGTATAG atGAAAAAGCCTGCCTGCCACCACATATAcccaatgcaaaatacacagcAAGCCAAAATGGTTGGTATAAGGATGAACACAAAGTCAGAATAACATGTGATGTTGGATATGAACCCAAGGACCGGCAAGTCACAACCAAGTGTATAAATGGAACATGGTCCTCTGTGCCTGTCTGTGAGA AGAGCAGCGATTCGTGTGGTGAGCCCCCTAAAGTCCCCCATGCAGTCATCATTCATCAGAGGCACCAGGAGGTGTATCCTGTAGATACAAAACTGCAGTATGAATGTGAAGATGGATATAGTGTAGAGGGAGCAGACACCACAAAGTTGATCTTTTGCTTTTCTGGAAACTGGACTGAAGGCCCAACGTGCA agGCACACTGTACCTTAGATCCTGCTCAGTATGTTCGGTACTCTATTCAAGTATCTGGAGCTACATATCTAAAGGAAGGAGAGCAGAAGTATTTTCCATGTGTTTGGCGAGATTACAGCAGCCATTTTCAGTGCACTAATGGAAGAATAACTTTTACCAGAT GTTGTCATACTTATGACCGTCAGCGG GGAGTTTGCCGGTAA